In Heliomicrobium gestii, a single genomic region encodes these proteins:
- a CDS encoding anti-sigma regulatory factor — translation MIGRVEITTEPDIVLARQLARKAAIGLGFSLIDQTRITTAVSELARNTFLYAGRGTMECWEVAGEGKGKRKGLQFIFHDQGPGIADVELAMTVGFTSGSGLGLGLSGARRLMDEFSIDSRVGQGTVVRITKWLTE, via the coding sequence ATGATCGGCCGGGTGGAGATCACCACCGAGCCGGATATCGTCCTCGCCCGCCAACTTGCCCGCAAGGCGGCAATCGGACTTGGTTTTTCCCTGATCGACCAGACCCGCATCACCACCGCCGTCAGCGAACTGGCCCGCAACACCTTCCTCTACGCCGGACGGGGGACGATGGAGTGCTGGGAGGTGGCAGGTGAGGGAAAAGGCAAACGCAAGGGCTTGCAATTTATCTTTCACGATCAGGGACCGGGCATCGCCGATGTGGAACTGGCCATGACCGTCGGTTTTACCAGCGGCAGCGGTCTGGGGCTCGGCCTGAGCGGCGCTCGCCGTCTGATGGATGAATTTTCGATCGATTCTCGTGTCGGCCAAGGGACGGTCGTTCGGATCACCAAGTGGTTGACCGAATAG